ATGGGGTCGATTGCCTCGGTGACGGACCTGACGGAACAGAAACGCAACGAGCAGACCGTGCGGATTCTGGCAACCCTCTCCCACAGCCTGGAGCAGGAACAGACGCCAAAGGGCGTGGCGCGGCAGGCACTGAACTTGCTGGCGCAATCCATGGAGCTGTCGTGGCTCGCCCTCTACCGGCGGGATAGAGATCAGTTTGTTCCTCAGGCGACGTCTGGTGGCTTTCCTGCCGACAGAGAGTCGCACTCCGCTCTGGCTCTCGGACCGGACGAGGGGCCAATCTGGGACACCCTGGGCGGCTGCACCGTTTACCTGAGCGAGACTTGCCAGCCACCTTTGACCTCCCATGGCGCGGGGAGTGTAGCGCTGGTGCCGCTGCCTAGCGGAGAGGGTACGGTCACACAAGTGCTGTGCGCGATCCGCCTGGGTGAGGCGCGGCTGTGGGAGCCATGGGAGCGGGTACTCCTGGAGACAGCGGCGCAATCTGTGTCGACGGCGCTGCAGCGGGCCGAGTTGCACATGAAGGCACAGGATGCAGCTGCATTCGCACAGACCTTGCTGGCCATCTCTGCCCTGGTGGAGAGTGACTTTGATCCGGCGGCCACGGCTGCGGAAGTGCTGAACCTGCTGGGACCAGCCCTTGGCATGAGCCGTGCCAGCGTGCTCGTGGTGCGGGATGAACAGGTGAGGTGGTCACCGCATGGCCACCAGATGAGCCCGCTCCAGGCATCTGGAATGTCCAGGACAGCGTGCGCTGGACGGTAGGGCATGAGGACTCGGTCACGATCATCGACAGCTCCGGGCTGGATGCACAGAAGCAGACGAGCGAGGCCTGGGTGTCTCTGGCCATGGTTCAAGAGACGCAATTCCTGCTGGCTGGCTCCCGGACCCAGCCGGCCACAGCCTGGTCGCAGCGCGACCGAGCGCTCCTGAGCGCGGCCGCCCGGACCGTGCGGGTGGCATGGGAGCGACAGGGGCGGTTCCGGCAAGTGGAACACGCCGCGCTGACCGACGCATTGACTGGGCTGGGCAACCGTAGAGCCATGAACCGGGCACTCGACGAGCTTGGTTTGCGTCCCGCAGAGCCGTTCGGGCTGCTCAGTGTGGATGTGGACGGTCTCAAGGAAGTGAACGACACCTTTGGCCATCATGTGGGAGACCATCTCCTGCAGGAGTTTGCGCGGGCATTGAAGGAGAAATTTCGAGAACAGGATCAGGTGTTCCGCCTAGGCGGGGATGAATTCCTGGTGCTGCTGCCTGGATGCCGACAGGAGCAGGCCCAGAGCATGCTTGACCGCGTACAGGCCGCCTCAGATCGGGTGAGTAAATTGCCGCAGCTGATGGGGTGCGGTGCGAGTGCGGGTGCCGCCTTCCGTCCAGACGACGGGCATTTCCTCGCACAGCTTGTCGCCTGCGCAGACCAAAGAATGTACGAGCACAAGAGACACCGCAAGAGCAAGCCTGCGTACGGATGGGCTTAAGGCCATCATCAGTCGCAGGGCTTCATCCTTACGTGCTGCACCTGCCGTTCGAGCAAGCAAACACGGCTTTGTCAGCAAAAGCCATACCCGAGCAATGGAAAGCGCTAAACCAAGGGGCGCAGTGCGAGCGACATCAAGCCTGTAAGCTTGACCCCCAGCATGACCGACAGTCGTCGACCGTACCCCAGCCTAAGCAGGGGTCCAACGCAGCCGTGTGCTAACGGATATGGAGCCCTTGGCCACATCTGTTCGAGATCGGATTCAATGATGCAGCAGTAGGAGCTCCTGCGTTGAGGCATCTTTGAAGCGGGGCAGTCTGTCTGCGCCACCAGTGGGCAACCTATACGGGGTTACTTACGGCTCTCCAGATGGGCTTGTTCT
The genomic region above belongs to Deinococcus humi and contains:
- a CDS encoding GGDEF domain-containing protein, coding for MRWTVGHEDSVTIIDSSGLDAQKQTSEAWVSLAMVQETQFLLAGSRTQPATAWSQRDRALLSAAARTVRVAWERQGRFRQVEHAALTDALTGLGNRRAMNRALDELGLRPAEPFGLLSVDVDGLKEVNDTFGHHVGDHLLQEFARALKEKFREQDQVFRLGGDEFLVLLPGCRQEQAQSMLDRVQAASDRVSKLPQLMGCGASAGAAFRPDDGHFLAQLVACADQRMYEHKRHRKSKPAYGWA